The segment TGAATGGAAGAAACTTTTCAAggtaaatttggattttttagcagaaaattggatttttatgaagtttttctTGTAGCCCTGTGCCGCACAACGTCTCTTTTTGCCAAATCTCCTAAGTCATATTGACTCTGTGTTGTATTTAGACTCGGATACGCTCTTCCTGTCGCCCGTGAATGAAGTTTGGAGCTTCTTTGATCACTTCAATGCCTCCCAAATTGCGGGTCTTGCTCCCGAACACGAAGATAAAAACGCCGGATGGTACAATCGCTTCAGCAGGCATCCATACTACCCCCCTCTCGGCGTCAATTCGGGCGTCATGTTGATGAATCTCACGCGAATGCGTCAATTCAACTGGACCGAACGCATTTTGCCGATTTACGAAAAGTACAAACTGAAACTCGTGTGGGGCGATCAAGATATCATCAATATTCTCTTCCATTTCCATCCGGAAAAGCTCTTTATCTTCTCGTGCGCCTACAATTATCGCGCCGATCACTGCATGTACATGTCCGTGTGCAATACGACGGCAGTTAAAGTCGTTCATGGCAGTCGCGGATACTTCCATTCACTGGCGCAGCCCATTTTCAACTACGTTTATACGGCAATCGAGGAATATCACTTCGATTCGGAGCCCCGTAGCATCATAAAAGCCATCGAGACGAACCTTGCCATTCCCGATCGGAACACAAACTGTGATAAATTGGCAGACAAGTTTTTGTACAACATGAAACGCTTCTTCAGGAGTGACAATGATAACTTAATTGTGCCATCGCAAGACACATTGTATACAACATAAGATTTTAACTGCCCTCCCTTGACTAAAAATTGgacttttttaaggaatttagtGATAAGAAAGACGAAAAAAcgaagtatttatttttttttagtttttattgtttgattcTGTTTTTATATAGgcatatttttatcttttaggtACTATACAtatctatataaaattattattatcataaataaaatcagaATCTGTATCTCCGAACaacgttttgtttgttttttcttgacttatttttaaaaattttgaattttgaaaacaataaTATCTAGTTAATAGATATAAAGAGCTATAACACTTAAAACAGGGTTCTtgcattaataattattttaaatatcattacatttcattaatttttgtttaattttattgtaaataggTCGATGCAATAACGGAAAATGTTTCACTTTTCatcctatttaatttttttttatttttaaatttttattaatttttaatttatttaacaattaagaatttttaaaaaaattttaaatttttgattgtttaaaaaaaatagaaaaaagttctttaaaaaaaaaattaaaattcaaaatttaattttttcaaatattttttttaaaaattgtttaaattttttttttattttaattttaatgaatttctgactgttcaaattaaaaattttgaaaaaacactcattgaataaatttaaaaaaaaaattaagaattaaattttaaaatcttttttaaaaaaattttttatatttgtatatttttgaatatatttcttaatatttttaatttaaaaaatttttttaatgaatttttctggatttttatttgattgaattcttctgatattaaaaaaaagtcaaaaagtttaaaaataatttttttttacaaatttcagtcgaatgtcaattttaaaaaaaataaacctttaaaaatttgaaaattgcttttttgctaattcagaacgaaaattcaaaaatacttgaaatttttgaaaaaatgtaaaaaaaattagttttattcgtttgattaaaaattctcgactgtcaattcaaaaattataaaaaattttgaaaattaaaaatttgaagttaaaagttttaagaaaagtcattttgaaaattcttacaaaattagcaaaaatttaatattcaaactttagaaaaaattaattcgaaagaaaaaattatttaaattttataaaaaaaaattgaaaaatccgtcgaaatgtcaattcaaaaattaaacgttaaaaatttggaaatagctttttgctaattcaatcttattttttttaaattattaaattctcatcaaaaattcttaaaaaatctcaaatgaattttttaaatttttttttcataaaaaataaaaaaaataataaataataataaaaaataataaaaaaaatttttggatgaaaaaaaagtgaaacattttcaattattgcACTTGCCTCAATTTATGGGTTCCTTAGATAagatgtgtgtgttttttttatgtaaatatgttGTCGtctgataaataaattgttcatAACAATTTCGTGAGAATCTCTTTTCTTTATGTTTTTTCCACGCGGTTCGCTTCTCGTTCTTTCCAGATGCGGCAGAAGCAACCTTGCCTGTGTGTgtctttgttctttttttccttcaatttatAACTCTAACAAATATATAAATTCTAACaatgtctatttttttaaatattttttttttgtgttgcattTTCTCAAAGTAGGCataaatttagatgaaaaaggGTTCTCGTTCCAAGAAAACccgacgaaaaatttcattttttccgcATTCATTCATTTCTTCTTGCTGAAAAAGCGTGTTTTGGTGAATGACGGATTGATGCGTGGATCGGTGTTGGTGAGCCACGTTAGCGTAAAATCGCTTTCGGGTAGCGCGGGAATCGGATCGCCGAATGCCAGCACAGGTAGCTCGTCGACAATTTGGATGAACATGATGTTTTCGGGCGACGGATAAAAGGACGTGATGCTTTTGTGTTCGGCTTTTTGATCGCGCTCGTCGTACTCGTCTTTTTGGTAGCGTTTCTTTAAGCGTTCGACTTGTTTTTGTTCTCGCAGTCGTTGAACGTCCCACTTTTTGCGGCGTCTCTCGTCAATTTCGAATTTTGTGTGTCGCTTCAAGAAGGCGTCATCGGACATGTCTTCCGTTTGCTCGGGCGGGAAGGTATTTTGGAACGAACGTTCGAGCACTTGCCACGACGGGATCTCCAGCGTTGCCCGAACATGCGGTTCGGCATCCGCATCGAGTTCTGCCTCGCTTTTTTGCCAATCACAGAGAATGTAGTCGGCTGCTGTCGTGATGAACGACGTTCTTGGTCCTTTTTTTGGTGCATTTTcggtagttgttgttgttgtttcagcAACCGGCGTTTCTTGCGGCAATTTTTCTGCTTCCGAAACTGGATTTACGGGCGGCGTTGCTTCTGTTGATGTTGCCAGACTAGAAGAAATCGACTTTTCGATTGGTTTTCTCTCGATTTTCCGCCGTTTCGGAGTCGGAGATGTGATGGTTGTTGTCGCTGCACTCAAAATCGTATCACTGCTTCGCTTATTTGTCTCACTTTCATCGTTCGTCACCGCGGTTGTTCGTGTTTgcggattttttgttgttgttgatataCG is part of the Culicoides brevitarsis isolate CSIRO-B50_1 chromosome 3, AGI_CSIRO_Cbre_v1, whole genome shotgun sequence genome and harbors:
- the LOC134833518 gene encoding glucoside xylosyltransferase 1, translated to MKFQFKWLCVTLASTLILWQFFRSGDSSVRKDVSLKQIPTIAVVICGDRMQEALNMLKSALIFNRHNNEPVHFVIVTENQLMAGFREKLNDWKSDFKLNFDYEIHPLQFPDTNKHEWKKLFKPCAAQRLFLPNLLSHIDSVLYLDSDTLFLSPVNEVWSFFDHFNASQIAGLAPEHEDKNAGWYNRFSRHPYYPPLGVNSGVMLMNLTRMRQFNWTERILPIYEKYKLKLVWGDQDIINILFHFHPEKLFIFSCAYNYRADHCMYMSVCNTTAVKVVHGSRGYFHSLAQPIFNYVYTAIEEYHFDSEPRSIIKAIETNLAIPDRNTNCDKLADKFLYNMKRFFRSDNDNLIVPSQDTLYTT
- the LOC134833517 gene encoding male-specific lethal 1-like 1; protein product: MQQKSVNNAAMESKAYNALKQIEKTSALYADHIYCNQPQLLENENSKKQESVNSLKSMLILHLEVVKEQADQLLCKDKLIAKLKQENEELKARLEKYEQQQRHHHHHHRSSQQHQQQQQTKRISTTTKNPQTRTTAVTNDESETNKRSSDTILSAATTTITSPTPKRRKIERKPIEKSISSSLATSTEATPPVNPVSEAEKLPQETPVAETTTTTTENAPKKGPRTSFITTAADYILCDWQKSEAELDADAEPHVRATLEIPSWQVLERSFQNTFPPEQTEDMSDDAFLKRHTKFEIDERRRKKWDVQRLREQKQVERLKKRYQKDEYDERDQKAEHKSITSFYPSPENIMFIQIVDELPVLAFGDPIPALPESDFTLTWLTNTDPRINPSFTKTRFFSKKK